The Legionella spiritensis DNA segment TCTTAAAAAGCAACTGGAGCAAGAGTTAATGCATCGTTATCCGGAGCGTTATGTTTCAAAACACGTTCTGGTGATGTTTACGAATACGCCTTATGCCAAGGCAAAATTGTACGGTGACATACAGGCTGAATTATTACGTTTGATTTGTGAAAAAGTGAGGTGTATGGAGGAAATAAATTGGCTTCATGTGGATTATTTAATGGATCAATATGACAAAAAATTGGCGAATTTACACCTGATTTAAAAAAATAACTAAAAACCAACGCCAGGCGTAGTCAAAAATTTGTCAAAAACGGGTTTTCGAGGACATTTTTTTGTCGCTTCTCGAGGTTATGCTGTGAAAAATGAAAAATAATTGCCATGTTTGCCGCTAAAATAGATGTTTTTATGGTCATATTGTGCAAATAGTTGGCACAACTACTGCAACAGGTAAACTGTCCAACTAATAATTGCCTTGGAGGCAGCCATGAAAACCATACAAGCTTATATCGATTCCAAACAACAGGAATTTATGAACCATCCTTTTTTTGAAGTGCTGGAACAATTACAAAGTTTGGAAGAGATCAGTTATTTTGTCCCCGAATTAACTTTCTGGGCAATGACTTTTCAGGATATTCTTCGTTTAAACGAAGAACGTGTTACCGATCCTTACCTTAAAAAAGTCGCTCGTCACCATAGACTGGAAGACGCCGGTCATGAAAAATGGTTTTTGCATGATAAAAAATACATGAGCGCCGCCAGTCATGACAAGTCTTGTTCCAAAGATGATGTGGCCTGGCTTTATAGTAAGGAAACGCAATTAACTCGTGATGCTGCTTATTCAATTATGTCCGAAATCTATAAAATAGAGGATGAAGAATTAAACATAGCGTTACTTCTGACCCTGGAATCTTCCGGACATGTGTTTTTTGAAAAAGTTGTCAAGCAGGTTAAAAAGACAGGAGAAGATAAAAATCTTAAATATTTTTCCAGTTCCCATCTGGAAGTCGAACTGGCTCACGCTTTGTTTGAGGAAGAAATGGAACGTAAACTTTTTGAAAGAGAAGTTCCTGTGAACGTACGACGCGACGCATTAAAAATGATAGACAGATGTTATGATGCGTTCAACAAGATGTTCGATGGATTGATTCTTGCATGTAACAAACGTCTGGAATTGGCTCGAGCAAGGAATCAGCAAAATGCCGCAAACGAACCAGTGGAGTACGTCTCAGATCAAGCAGTGTGAACAGCAAATTGGACAAGCGATGCTCAGCGATGAGCATTCGCTTTTTTCTTATGGCCAGGATTTTGGTAAACTCGTTTCAGAAAAACCTCATGCGGTATGCGTTCCCGAAACCGTGAATACTCTGCAAAAACTTCTTCGCTTTGCCAATCAACAGGTATTACCGGTTGCTGTCAGGGGAAATGGTTTAAGTCAATGCGGCCAATCTCTGCCGGTGGCAGGCGGGCTGACCATTCACCTGGAACGGTTCAATCGGATTTTACAGAAGGATAAGGATTGCATCTGGGTTGAAGCCAATGCAAGCTGGGCTGATTTGTTGGCCGTTTCCCTGCAAACCCTGCAGGCGCCTTATGTTGTTCCCTACAATTGTAACCTTTCGGTTGGCGGTGTCCTCTCGGCTGGCGGGGTTGGCGCTTCATCATTTAAATACGGGAGCGTTGTGTCGCATATCAAGGCGTTGGAAGTGATCACCGCCGATGGGGAAAAACAGGAGGTGGATGAGACCTCGGAATTATTCCGGGCCTGTCTTGCCGGGCAGGGGCGGTTCGGAGTGATCAGCAAAGCCTGTGTCGGATTACGGCCGTGTAAAAAAATGGTACGTACGTATTTTCTTGTTTACCTGGACAAAGAGCAGTGGTACTGCGACCTGCAAAAATTAAAAAAACATGCCGATGGCATAGAAGCTTTTTGTACTCCGGCAATACAAGGCGCAAAACAGACCGACAAGGGACGGATTCCTTTTGCACAGTGGTTATACGCGCTGCATTTATCCATAGAGTACGATGAGCGGCCTCCTGAGCTGAACGACTTGGATGAGCCGCTTCGTCCCTGGAAGATTCTTCATAAGCAGGATGAAACCATAGACTCCTATTTTCATCGCCATGATCCTCGTTTCGCAGCCATGAAACTTATTGGCCAGTGGGAACTGCAGCATCCCTGGTACGAATGTTTTATACCGGCTAATGTATTGTTTAATGATCTTGAGGATATTTTGCAGACGTTGCCGGTTCATTACGCGAATGTGGTGCAAGTGGTTCCATTAGCTGATTTTCACGAGGGAAGAGACGGTTTTTTGATGGTGCCGGCCGCGAGTGAGATTTTTGCCGTCATGATTTTAAATCCCGGAGTTCATCCGGCGTTGTTACCGGCTTGCCTTGCGGTTATGAAGACCCTGGATAGTCGTTTTTTAAGCGCCGGAGGGAAACGTTATCTGTCAGGATTTCTTGGTGAGGAGATCTCGGAC contains these protein-coding regions:
- a CDS encoding FAD-binding oxidoreductase, with protein sequence MPQTNQWSTSQIKQCEQQIGQAMLSDEHSLFSYGQDFGKLVSEKPHAVCVPETVNTLQKLLRFANQQVLPVAVRGNGLSQCGQSLPVAGGLTIHLERFNRILQKDKDCIWVEANASWADLLAVSLQTLQAPYVVPYNCNLSVGGVLSAGGVGASSFKYGSVVSHIKALEVITADGEKQEVDETSELFRACLAGQGRFGVISKACVGLRPCKKMVRTYFLVYLDKEQWYCDLQKLKKHADGIEAFCTPAIQGAKQTDKGRIPFAQWLYALHLSIEYDERPPELNDLDEPLRPWKILHKQDETIDSYFHRHDPRFAAMKLIGQWELQHPWYECFIPANVLFNDLEDILQTLPVHYANVVQVVPLADFHEGRDGFLMVPAASEIFAVMILNPGVHPALLPACLAVMKTLDSRFLSAGGKRYLSGFLGEEISDEYWRNHYGSSYQKLKKLKEKYDPNQIFRSHLHPF